The Candidatus Rhabdochlamydia sp. T3358 nucleotide sequence AAAAACACCCACCTCCAAGGAAGCTTTTTTTGGCACTACAAAAATCATGCAGACTTGGCAGATTGCAGTGCCTAATACCTTATTTAGTCATTTGGATGTTAAAGTCTGGTTTCTCGATGAGGAATTTCTCTTATTTACTGGAAAATCAAGCAAGGCAAAGCATTTAATCATCTCTTCTCATGGAGGGTATTTTCCTGGTACGGGCATTGTTAAAGTTCCAAAAAAGACAGAGCTTGTAGTTTTAGGCCCACACGGCTGGGCGATATTTGATCCTAAAACAGAAAATATTGCTAAAAAGCTGGTTCTACCTTATGGAATTATTAATGAAAACGCAGCACTTCCTACACAAAGCGCATTTCTTCCATCCATGTTTTCCCATTCTTCCAATGTACACTTTCATCCAAAAGAAATTAATGTAAAGTATTTAGCAGGAACAGATGTTCCTGGTCATATTAGAAATTATTCCTTATCTAAATACCAAACATTTGAAGTTGGTGGAGAAAGTTATCTAGACATCGCACAGCTTGTTGGCCGATCAAGACATCCCTTCCCTCATATTTATGGAATAGGACTCGATCCAGTTGATGTCCTTACCGTTCGCAATCGTAGAGGAATGATCCCCCCTAATTTAGAAGATGTCTTTAAGTCCTTACAGAATAATGGCATTCATTATGAGCGAATTACTTTAGAGTTTTGTCGTGCAAACATATTCTTATCTATGAGCAAAACTAAAACCCCTCCAAGCTATCGCCCAGCTAAACTTTAAATCAAAAAATTTATCCTTGATAAGGATTCTATAATATAAAAAAAGAGAGCTTATGCAAACAGGTCAACCAATCACTAAAGAGAATAGACTAGAAAAAATTCCTAGTGCTTTTCAAATACTTGCCAAAGAAATATTAAAAAAAGAACTGCATAAACACAACCCCATATTAAACCCAGATAAAATATACATAAATATAGCACATGAAGAAAAAATATCCTCTGAAACCCTATTAGAGGCTCTTCTTAAAAAAAGCATCGATGAAGAGCATCTACTGGTTCATCCCCTAGCTGGCTTATACTCTAATTCAGAAAGTGTTGATGCAGTAGATCAAATCCACGGCTTGACAGTGAAAGATGCAGAAAGCATCATCGAGCGCTTAACTCCTATACTCATTAGCACCTATTATCACCAAATAGATAGCTTTGGGAACTCCGGTAAAATTTCTATTCCTCAAGAAGTGTTATTTGATCCCACTAGCGATTTTTTAAAAACTCTTGTGGAGAATTTCTCGTTAATAGAAAGGACCTACCAGGTAGATAGTATGTATCCTAACCTTAAGCAAACTGTGACCTCTTACCTTAGTCAAAAATTAAAAAATTTGCACAGTAAAGATATTCATCCTGATACGGTAAACGTTTTGCTTTTTAAAAAAGGAGAAGAGAGCTCTTTTGCTTTTTTACGTTTCACTTTAACAAACTTTGTCCTGAATTATTTTTCAGCATGGTCTTTCTATTCACATTATTTATCAGAGCAAAATATTATACAAATTAAATTAAGCCAAGATGCTCAAGATATAGCGCTTAGTAAGATTTTTCAGGCAAGCGATGCTACTGCTATAAAGTCTAAACACGAAGCAAGGTTAGAAAGTTTTTGGCGAAAAAATACGAATAACTACCGAATATTAGCTAAGTTTTCCTATCTTAAAACTCTTTTAGAGCAGCAAAATAGCACTTTTAAACTTTCTTCTGCAGGTCTTGAATTAGCACTTAAAGCCATGGGATTTGATCAAGAAAGCATAAAAAAGTTAATAAAAGGCACCGATGAAATAGCTCTTGAAGAAATTCCCTTAACTATTTTAGAAACTCTATCCAATCCAAAACAAGTAGAAGTATCCTCTTTTCTAATTAACGAGCAAATATCTTCTGATATTTTGAAAATTTGTGATCCAGAGACTAAAGAGTTATTAATCTATATACCTGGATATACACCTTCTTTTGTTGAGGCTAAAAATGAAAATCTTTTAGTTCATTGGATTTTTCATCAGGCAGAAGTGCCAAGTAACCTTAGTTCAATTGCCTCTCATTTCCCTCATTTCAGCAGAATGGCAGATCCTATTAAGCTAGATGCTTTTCTTTATTCAGATTATATCAAGCAAAAGGAAGGTCCATTAGTTGCTCCCTGTGTTAAAGATATCTTTTCTTTTACTATGGAAAAACAAAAAGAACGCATAGTTACAGATCTACATGTACATGAAATTCCAGTTCCTATCCAATATACCTACTTTCCTGTCTATCGATCTACAGAAAGAGCCTTTTTTACTACGATTGCAGCAGCTTTTGAGCAGCTTCCTTATTTGTTGCCCAATATCCACACTGTATCTAGTGATTTGCATGAGCTTTTTCCCTATCCTCAGCAAACAGCTGCAGAATATATAAAAAAAGAAATCAAAAATCGATTTAATCTAGATCTTGATCCAAACCAGACATTTATTGGATATTTTATCCCTGAAAAAATACCTCCTTCCTCAGACGAATCCCCTTCTTATAAAATGCTACCAAGAACGCAATCTCTAACAGAGGCTACTTTAAGCAATTATAGGATGGGTTTTACTGTTTGGAGTAGCTCAACCATTGTTTTTACAGACTCATCCGGAATAGGAAAAGAATATCCATTACGTAATCAACTAGTTAACATTTTACCCAAAGATGTGGAAGAGATCATCCAAGAAGTTGATCTAGAAACACTGCATAAGGAGAAGCTTAATACTTTTTGGAACAATCACATAGACCGAATAAAGTTCTTTATTAAGCATAGATATCTACAACAAGCTTTAGAAGAATATCAGAACAAAGTCTTGTCGGAAGAAAGCTTTAAGGTTATTTCAGAAATAGCTTTTTATTCTTTACATTTGGAAGAAGAAGGCTTACCAGCTCTTATTAACCCCAATATCCGCATAGAATCAGTTTACGTTGCTAGCTACCAATCCACAGATCTGTTTATTTTTCGCAATACAAGTAAAGAGCAAGTAATTTTATATCTAGCAGGAAATGCAAAAGCCTTTTTTACTTTTACAAATTACGAAGCATGCATTTGTTTTCTCGAAGAGAATGCTAAAAAAGATATTAAATGGCGAAGCTTGTTAACTGCTCACTTCTCTATAGATGTTCAAGATTCTGTTCTTAGCAATCTTAAACAAGGACCTTATAAGCATGCAAAAACTATAGGATTCCCGCCTTATCCACAACCCAGCGACTGCTCTTTTACAGAGCATGTACACCATATCATAACAACAAAACCTATAGAAAAAAGTCTTTTCGAAACAATCCAAAAAAATATTCAAGAGCGCTCTTACTTAGATGCAAGTGCAGTGATTACCTCTGACAAAGAACTGATGCTAAAACGCGTAGCTCTTGTCTTAGATTCTCTAGGAAGGGCTCTATTAGTACCAAGTTTTGCTTTTCCTATTTTAAACTGGACAACACTTGCTCTCTTAGCTACAGAAAGCACTCTGAATCTTTATATAGCAAAAAATGGAGATACTGCTAAAGAGCGTTATCAAGCAGCTAAAGAGATAGGAACTACTGCACTAGAGCTTCTTTTACTAGGGGCTTTTTTAAGTTTTCGTTCTTTAAAATTTGCTAGAAATAAGAATCCATATGAGCCTATTTCTGATGAAACCCATGTACATATAGCCTCCGGTGGCAGAGGTGTACAAACTTTTCTAAAGAAAATTCCCTTGTCTGAGGAAATTTTTTTTGGCACTACAAAACCTATGCAAGTTTGGAATATTGCAGCCTCTAATAGTCGTTTCAGCTACTTAGATGTTAAAGGATGGTTTCTTGGTGAGAAATTTCTCTTGTTTACTGGAAAAACAAATAAAGCCAAACACTTAGTTATATCCTCTCATGGAGGGTATTTTCCTGGAAGTGGTATCGTTAAAGTTCCTGCGAATGCAGAGCTTGTAGTTTTAGGTCCACACGGTTGGGAATTAGTAGATGCTAAGATATCAAGCATTGCTAAAAAATCCATCCTACCTTATGGAATTATTAATGAAAATACAGCTCTTCCTACACCAAGTGCATTTCTTCATCTACCTATATTTTCTAACCCCCCTCCTGATCTCAAGCCCATTGACATAAAAATATTAGCAGGAACAACTACTCCTGGTCATATTAAAAATTACTCTTTATTTAAGTATCAAAAATTTGGTGCTAATGAAGAGAGCTATCTAGATATTGTGCAACTTGTTAATCGCTCAAGAAACACACTGCCCATTATTCATGAAATGGGACTTGATCCAGTTGATGTTCTTACCATTCGCAATCGGGTAGGAATGCTTTCTCCTAATTTGGAAGATCTATTTAAATCACTGCAAAACCATGAAATTCATTATGATAGAATTACTTTATTATTTTGTCGTTCTAATGCACTATTATCTGGAGCGCATCTTGCCCCAAGATATATACCACCCATGATAACATCTGTTTAGACAAATTTATTAATGACTTGAGTAATCACTTGTTCAAGTTCTTCTTCCGAAGAACTTGAACCCCAAAGCCTTTGCTGATAAACCGCTTGATTAATGAATAACTCTTTTCCAAAGATAAGCTTACAGTCTTTCAAAGAAGCCTTTTTTAAGAATTCTGTCCAGTGAGGTTGGTAAACCGTATCCATTGCTATGCAGTTAGGACAAATCCATTCTGATTGAATACAATCAGGATTAGGTGTGCAATTGATGATCATATCGTAATGAAAGGGAAAAAGCTCTATCCCCCCTCCCCTACATCGATAGATTTTTGCTAGTTGAATGGCTTTTTCTCTTGTGCGGTTGATAAAAGTAATAAAAGCCCCTTTTTTTATAGCTTCTTGTGCAATGGCTTGAGCCACACCACCTGCACCAAATAGGACGATTTTTTTTTTAAAGAGCGTGGTTTTTTTCTCTAGCGCTTGTATAGCACCTATACCATCAGTGTTAAAGCCTGTTATTTTAGAATCGATAACCAGTGTGTTTACGGCGGTTTGTAAGCAATGGGTTATTGCTGCTGTTTTTTCTTTTAAAGGCATGGTAATGCTTAAACCTTTAAAAGGAAGTTGTTGAATTAGGTTTAAACATTCGGCAAGCTCTTTTTTAGTGCAAGGGATCTTACAATAGAGTGCATTTTTTTTTTGACTAGCAAAGACAGCATTATGAACTATAGGACTTAAACTTGTATCAATAGGATTTCCAAGCAGTGCATAGATAGAGGTTGCAGAGTTCAGAGTAGAAAAACGATAAAGTGGTAAATCTTTTAAGACAAGTTGTCCAGGTGCTGTTTGAGATTTAAGTGCTACATAGCTAAAGGGCATACCCAAAATAGGTGCAAGCAGTCTTGTGAATTGAGCTTTTTCTCCCAATCCAATAACTACTAGATTCGTATATTTTTTGGACAAGTGAAGCAGCTGAAGCGCCTCTATGGAAGAAGTGCAATGAACTGCTATCTTATAAAAATGAGCATATGGAGTAAAAAGAGAGGATAACAATGGATCTAGTTCTGGAAACTGCTCAAAATTGTGATAGGAGGCGATAAAACGGATCTTTGGGTTACTTAAAAAGAGCTTTTTACGAAAACTTGGTGATATATCATATTCCAGATCAAAAAAGTCTGGCTGTAATTGACAGAGCTTTTCAATTAGCTGAAGACGGATTTTTTCTGATTGAGTAAAACCTCTTCTTTGATCTTTTCTTCTTAGAGTAAACAAAGCAGGGATAGGCAATTTTTTTAAGAGGGATTTTAGCTGGATCAAATCCAAATCTATAAATAGATCAAGTCGAAATTCCACTGCATCAATCCATTTTAATTGCGAAAAGACCTCTTCTTCTGCAATTTCTATACTAGGTCCTGTAACTACACCAAATAACAAGACTCCTCTCTTTGCTTTTCATTAAAGCTTTTGTATTGCACTCTCTCTTATAAATAAGGATACAAAATCATGTTAGAAACTTTTACCTTATCCTTACAGCGTCAAGATATTACAGAGATTTTTTTTGATTGTGATCTCTTTTCAAGTCAAGTTGTAGAAGACCTTCGACAAATTAAGGGTAAATTTGCTCTGTTTTGCGATAGCAACGTAGCAAATCTAATCGGTTATAACTGGCAATCGTTTTTAATACAAAAAGGAATTTCCATAGAAATATTTGTATTTGAAGCGGGAGAGGAAAATAAAAATCACAAGACCAAAGAGCGGCTGGAAAATCAACTCTTTGCTAAAAAGTTTGGACGTGACAGTTGCTTTATTGCTTTAGGAGGTGGAGTAACTATAGATCTTATTGGATTCATTGCCGCAACCTATATGCGCGGTGTTACTCTAATTTGCATTCCTACCACTTTATTGGCTATGGTAGATGCAGCAATTGGTGGGAAAAATGCGATAAATACCACTCATGGAAAAAACCTTTTAGGTACTTTTTATTTTCCGCATAAGATCTATTATGATTTTCAGTACTTACGCAATTTACCTAAAAAAGAGTGGATCAACGCAACTGCTGAAATGATTAAATATGCGATTACCTTGTCCTACGACTTATTTTTACAAATAGAAAGTGGTTTCGATCAAGAAGATTTAAATAAGATAATGGGGCTTGTTAAAACTTGTATTAGCCTAAAGCATCAAATTGTAAGCTGTGATCCTGCAGAGCAAATAGGCACTCGATC carries:
- a CDS encoding putative adhesin encodes the protein MFVFRDTSKEEVLLYIAGNENAFFAFTNYEACICFLEENAKKDVKWQELLTSHFSIDVQDLVLNALKKGSYIDSSSLGSTLYPRPADCSFKNPHILHIIKTKPIEKSLFETIQKNTQERSYLDASAVITSDKELMLKRMALVLDSLGRALLVPSFAFPIVNWATLALLATESALNLYIAKNGDTVKERYQAAIDIGTISLEFLLLGAFLNFRSLQLSRHQKFTNQVNIRAAARGSGLQPSLKKTPTSKEAFFGTTKIMQTWQIAVPNTLFSHLDVKVWFLDEEFLLFTGKSSKAKHLIISSHGGYFPGTGIVKVPKKTELVVLGPHGWAIFDPKTENIAKKLVLPYGIINENAALPTQSAFLPSMFSHSSNVHFHPKEINVKYLAGTDVPGHIRNYSLSKYQTFEVGGESYLDIAQLVGRSRHPFPHIYGIGLDPVDVLTVRNRRGMIPPNLEDVFKSLQNNGIHYERITLEFCRANIFLSMSKTKTPPSYRPAKL
- a CDS encoding DUF6543 domain-containing protein; its protein translation is MQTGQPITKENRLEKIPSAFQILAKEILKKELHKHNPILNPDKIYINIAHEEKISSETLLEALLKKSIDEEHLLVHPLAGLYSNSESVDAVDQIHGLTVKDAESIIERLTPILISTYYHQIDSFGNSGKISIPQEVLFDPTSDFLKTLVENFSLIERTYQVDSMYPNLKQTVTSYLSQKLKNLHSKDIHPDTVNVLLFKKGEESSFAFLRFTLTNFVLNYFSAWSFYSHYLSEQNIIQIKLSQDAQDIALSKIFQASDATAIKSKHEARLESFWRKNTNNYRILAKFSYLKTLLEQQNSTFKLSSAGLELALKAMGFDQESIKKLIKGTDEIALEEIPLTILETLSNPKQVEVSSFLINEQISSDILKICDPETKELLIYIPGYTPSFVEAKNENLLVHWIFHQAEVPSNLSSIASHFPHFSRMADPIKLDAFLYSDYIKQKEGPLVAPCVKDIFSFTMEKQKERIVTDLHVHEIPVPIQYTYFPVYRSTERAFFTTIAAAFEQLPYLLPNIHTVSSDLHELFPYPQQTAAEYIKKEIKNRFNLDLDPNQTFIGYFIPEKIPPSSDESPSYKMLPRTQSLTEATLSNYRMGFTVWSSSTIVFTDSSGIGKEYPLRNQLVNILPKDVEEIIQEVDLETLHKEKLNTFWNNHIDRIKFFIKHRYLQQALEEYQNKVLSEESFKVISEIAFYSLHLEEEGLPALINPNIRIESVYVASYQSTDLFIFRNTSKEQVILYLAGNAKAFFTFTNYEACICFLEENAKKDIKWRSLLTAHFSIDVQDSVLSNLKQGPYKHAKTIGFPPYPQPSDCSFTEHVHHIITTKPIEKSLFETIQKNIQERSYLDASAVITSDKELMLKRVALVLDSLGRALLVPSFAFPILNWTTLALLATESTLNLYIAKNGDTAKERYQAAKEIGTTALELLLLGAFLSFRSLKFARNKNPYEPISDETHVHIASGGRGVQTFLKKIPLSEEIFFGTTKPMQVWNIAASNSRFSYLDVKGWFLGEKFLLFTGKTNKAKHLVISSHGGYFPGSGIVKVPANAELVVLGPHGWELVDAKISSIAKKSILPYGIINENTALPTPSAFLHLPIFSNPPPDLKPIDIKILAGTTTPGHIKNYSLFKYQKFGANEESYLDIVQLVNRSRNTLPIIHEMGLDPVDVLTIRNRVGMLSPNLEDLFKSLQNHEIHYDRITLLFCRSNALLSGAHLAPRYIPPMITSV
- a CDS encoding type I 3-dehydroquinate dehydratase, with protein sequence MLFGVVTGPSIEIAEEEVFSQLKWIDAVEFRLDLFIDLDLIQLKSLLKKLPIPALFTLRRKDQRRGFTQSEKIRLQLIEKLCQLQPDFFDLEYDISPSFRKKLFLSNPKIRFIASYHNFEQFPELDPLLSSLFTPYAHFYKIAVHCTSSIEALQLLHLSKKYTNLVVIGLGEKAQFTRLLAPILGMPFSYVALKSQTAPGQLVLKDLPLYRFSTLNSATSIYALLGNPIDTSLSPIVHNAVFASQKKNALYCKIPCTKKELAECLNLIQQLPFKGLSITMPLKEKTAAITHCLQTAVNTLVIDSKITGFNTDGIGAIQALEKKTTLFKKKIVLFGAGGVAQAIAQEAIKKGAFITFINRTREKAIQLAKIYRCRGGGIELFPFHYDMIINCTPNPDCIQSEWICPNCIAMDTVYQPHWTEFLKKASLKDCKLIFGKELFINQAVYQQRLWGSSSSEEELEQVITQVINKFV
- the aroB gene encoding 3-dehydroquinate synthase translates to MLETFTLSLQRQDITEIFFDCDLFSSQVVEDLRQIKGKFALFCDSNVANLIGYNWQSFLIQKGISIEIFVFEAGEENKNHKTKERLENQLFAKKFGRDSCFIALGGGVTIDLIGFIAATYMRGVTLICIPTTLLAMVDAAIGGKNAINTTHGKNLLGTFYFPHKIYYDFQYLRNLPKKEWINATAEMIKYAITLSYDLFLQIESGFDQEDLNKIMGLVKTCISLKHQIVSCDPAEQIGTRSILNFGHTIGHALEKITDFQIAHGEAVAIGMLVESYMSWKMGFLVLTSFTKIQALIYAYEFPLTIYDFQKELCLEVIKKDKKVKNGVNHCILLQEIGMVTPTAIPIPMKYIIEGLNWLELEYGKISYQS